A portion of the Cryptomeria japonica chromosome 5, Sugi_1.0, whole genome shotgun sequence genome contains these proteins:
- the LOC131063359 gene encoding protein WHAT'S THIS FACTOR 1 homolog, chloroplastic, protein MALKKVMQIFSFAIQNVNVSAASAAADCKYILNSVTIVSDEYVRNPLMHDTWHCQKRFMKSRRVRDRSKKKKEAAFEKVMKRQGPLSRVLMLMEILKCEPEQVMTLNNLAFYRRRLNITSSDRIPLFLRRYPKIFELYTDRRGATWCGFTAEAESLLEEERRLKKEYESTAVNYIRRFLMMSVDKTLPIDKLVHFKRDFGLPDDFRNDWIYEFPNFFRVVKKDDNVLYLKLTSWDPALAFTELERKLNENTEELDVHRKGNLSPGLLTVPFPLRWPSHYPRRKIPDTTIQIFQELPYLSPYADPSDLVPGSKEFEKRAVAVLHEILSFTLEKRLIADHLTHFHKEFRLPQKLMRLLLRYFGIFYVSEKGKRFHVFLTTAYKGSELIEKSPLVLWKEKVEKLMGERRRQRVKVAYINMDDDEATNGAELDLGSDYDKEETVYMGKCSGGCVNVKEEDGNLAVDTEDIIEKQTITVDDKMDVQEIIRAYER, encoded by the coding sequence ATGGCATTAAAGAAGGTGATGCAAATCTTTTCGTTTGCAATTCAAAACGTGAATGTTTCTGCTGCTTCAGCTGCAGCAGATTGCAAATACATTCTTAATTCTGTAACTATCGTCAGTGATGAATATGTGAGGAATCCATTGATGCATGATACTTGGCATTGCCAGAAACGATTTATGAAAAGCCGAAGGGTGCGGGATAGGagtaagaaaaagaaagaagctgCTTTTGAGAAGGTGATGAAAAGACAAGGACCACTTTCAAGGGTATTAATGCTTATGGAGATTTTGAAGTGTGAGCCAGAGCAAGTCATGACATTGAATAACCTTGCATTTTATAGACGTCGCCTTAATATCACTAGCAGTGACAGGATTCCTTTGTTTTTAAGAAGATATCCCAAGATATTCGAGTTATACACTGACAGACGTGGGGCTACATGGTGTGGGTTTACTGCAGAAGCTGAGTCATTACTTGAGGAAGAAAGGAGGCTCAAGAAAGAGTATGAAAGCACAGCAGTTAATTACATTAGAAGGTTCTTGATGATGTCTGTGGATAAAACCCTACCAATTGATAAGTTAGTCCATTTTAAGCGGGACTTTGGTCTACCAGATGATTTTAGGAATGATTGGATTTATGAGTTTCCAAATTTTTTCAGAGTGgttaagaaagatgacaatgtccTGTACCTGAAGCTTACATCATGGGATCCTGCCTTGGCTTTCACAGAGTTGGAGAGGAAATTAAATGAAAATACAGAGGAGCTTGATGTTCATAGAAAAGGAAATTTATCTCCAGGTTTGTTGACCGTACCCTTTCCACTCAGGTGGCCCTCACATTACCCAAGGCGTAAGATACCTGATACAACAATCCAGATTTTCCAGGAATTGCCATATTTATCTCCTTACGCAGATCCTAGTGACTTGGTCCCTGGATCCAAAGAGTTTGAAAAGCGAGCTGTTGCTGTTTTGCATGAGATTCTAAGTTTTACTTTAGAGAAGAGGTTGATTGCAGACCATCTTACACATTTTCATAAGGAGTTTAGGTTGCCTCAGAAGTTAATGAGACTTCTTCTTCGGTATTTTGGAATCTTCTATGTCTCAGAGAAGGGGAAGAGATTTCATGTGTTTTTGACAACTGCATATAAAGGTTCTGAACTTATCGAGAAGAGTCCACTTGTACTATGGAAGGAGAAGGTTGAAAAGCTAATGGGTGAGAGGAGGAGGCAGAGAGTTAAAGTAGCTTATATTAATATGGATGATGATGAAGCTACAAACGGTGCTGAGCTTGATCTTGGAAGTGATTATGACAAGGAAGAGACCGTTTACATGGGAAAATGCTCAGGTGGCTGTGTCAATGTCAAGGAGGAGGATGGAAATTTAGCAGTTGATACAGAAGACATCATTGAGAAACAAACAATAACAGTGGATGATAAAATGGACGTACAGGAAATTATCAGAGCCTATGAAAGATGA